One window from the genome of Paenibacillus azoreducens encodes:
- the lexA gene encoding transcriptional repressor LexA yields the protein MSKISSRQQAILEFIRNEVRAKGYPPSVREIGEAVGLASSSTVHGHLDRLEKKGLIRRDPTKPRAIEILGQEESESSNLFTHTVARVPVVGKVTAGVPITATENIEDYFPLPQHYVGEEKVFMLSVVGDSMVEAGIHNGDYVIVRQQQTADNGDIVVAMTDEDEATVKTFYKEKDHIRLQPENASYEPLRLNHVTILGKVVGLFRDIH from the coding sequence ATGTCGAAGATATCTAGCCGCCAACAGGCAATATTGGAATTTATCAGAAACGAAGTGCGGGCCAAGGGTTATCCGCCTTCCGTCAGAGAGATTGGCGAAGCCGTTGGTTTGGCTTCTAGTTCTACCGTACATGGTCATTTGGATAGACTTGAGAAGAAGGGGCTAATCCGCAGAGACCCTACCAAACCTCGCGCCATTGAGATTTTGGGTCAGGAGGAGTCCGAGAGCAGCAACCTGTTTACGCATACTGTCGCCAGAGTACCGGTAGTCGGCAAGGTGACCGCTGGTGTACCGATTACCGCAACGGAGAACATTGAGGACTACTTTCCTCTTCCCCAACATTATGTCGGTGAAGAGAAAGTATTTATGCTTTCGGTTGTTGGAGATAGCATGGTCGAGGCAGGCATCCATAACGGCGACTATGTTATTGTTCGCCAGCAGCAGACCGCTGACAACGGCGATATCGTAGTAGCAATGACTGACGAAGATGAAGCTACGGTGAAAACTTTCTATAAAGAGAAGGATCACATCCGTCTGCAGCCGGAGAATGCGTCTTATGAGCCTCTTCGCCTGAACCATGTGACGATCCTCGGCAAGGTTGTCGGCTTGTTCCGGGATATTCATTAA
- the yneA gene encoding cell division suppressor protein YneA: MLKYTTYQSIYNNEVSAVTGSSSWRPVERLRGLQMMFERRLLMKLVLAIMIMVAGGTGMVRVFAGSAHDEVPMEKVVVSKGDTLWEIAREYKPEGMDTRAYIQIIKKVNHLKSAGIEAGDVLSLPIY; the protein is encoded by the coding sequence ATGTTAAAATACACTACATATCAAAGTATATATAATAATGAAGTTTCGGCAGTGACCGGCAGCAGCAGTTGGAGACCTGTCGAACGTTTGCGGGGCTTACAGATGATGTTTGAACGACGCTTGCTCATGAAACTCGTGCTTGCTATTATGATCATGGTCGCCGGCGGCACCGGCATGGTGCGCGTTTTTGCCGGCTCCGCTCATGATGAAGTTCCAATGGAGAAGGTTGTAGTTTCCAAAGGGGATACGCTTTGGGAGATTGCGCGTGAGTATAAACCTGAGGGAATGGACACCCGGGCCTATATTCAAATCATCAAGAAAGTAAATCATTTGAAATCGGCCGGAATCGAAGCCGGAGATGTACTTTCTCTTCCTATCTATTAA
- a CDS encoding DUF896 domain-containing protein, which translates to MDIDSLVQRINELARKHKETGLTKEETEERAKLREQYLQNVRRNFKAQLESIEWVEDQKDR; encoded by the coding sequence ATGGATATTGACAGCTTAGTCCAGCGGATTAACGAGCTTGCCCGCAAACACAAGGAAACGGGCTTGACGAAGGAAGAAACCGAGGAGCGTGCGAAATTGCGCGAACAATACCTTCAGAACGTCCGCCGTAATTTTAAGGCTCAATTGGAGTCGATCGAGTGGGTCGAAGACCAGAAGGATCGTTAG
- a CDS encoding HAD family hydrolase, whose amino-acid sequence MGITAVFFDLDDTLLWDERSVKEAFEATCQIAAAKTGIDAGELEEAVRREARVLYQTYDFYEFTTMIGISPFEGLWGKFNVGTQPEFLRMAELIPEYQKESWRRGLSHLGVEDEELAQLLARKFGAERRLRPHVYEETYQVLQELKGRYKLLLLTNGCPGLQQEKLDGVPELSPYFDEIVISGKFGKGKPDQSIFEHALSKFGIAPQDAVMVGDKLSTDIKGGLAAGLTTVWINRNGKPYHSNIQPDYEIKHLSELHGILAKLG is encoded by the coding sequence ATGGGAATAACCGCTGTGTTTTTTGATTTGGACGATACGCTTTTATGGGATGAACGGAGCGTGAAGGAAGCTTTTGAGGCTACCTGCCAAATTGCTGCCGCCAAGACCGGCATCGATGCCGGGGAACTTGAGGAAGCGGTTCGGCGCGAGGCGCGCGTTTTGTACCAAACCTATGATTTTTATGAGTTTACGACTATGATCGGCATCAGTCCGTTTGAGGGTCTGTGGGGCAAGTTTAATGTAGGAACACAGCCTGAATTCCTTCGTATGGCGGAGCTGATCCCGGAGTACCAGAAGGAATCCTGGCGGCGTGGGTTAAGTCATCTTGGAGTCGAGGACGAGGAACTGGCTCAGCTGTTGGCCCGGAAATTTGGTGCAGAGAGACGACTGCGCCCGCATGTGTATGAGGAAACCTACCAGGTGCTTCAAGAACTAAAAGGGCGCTATAAGCTTTTGCTCCTTACGAATGGATGCCCGGGATTGCAGCAGGAAAAGCTGGATGGCGTGCCGGAGCTGTCGCCTTATTTTGATGAGATAGTCATCTCCGGAAAATTCGGCAAAGGGAAACCGGATCAAAGCATTTTTGAACATGCGTTGTCCAAGTTTGGCATCGCTCCCCAGGATGCGGTAATGGTAGGCGATAAACTTTCGACGGATATCAAGGGTGGACTTGCTGCAGGATTGACGACGGTTTGGATCAACCGGAACGGTAAGCCATACCATTCCAACATCCAGCCGGACTACGAAATCAAACATCTGTCTGAATTGCATGGCATTTTGGCAAAATTGGGTTGA
- a CDS encoding FixH family protein, whose protein sequence is MRRKFWLTGAVLLVMLALAGCGSSGHDGMNMDEGMMEPIKVDLSWTPEQVKVGEKVSIEVQVTQKDKKVDKADEVQIEIIKEGDSSVHEKTEAANAGEGKYVLEKTFDSAGTYSITSHVTYGPQHSMPTKKLTVQD, encoded by the coding sequence ATGAGGAGGAAATTTTGGCTGACAGGCGCCGTTTTGCTGGTCATGTTAGCTTTAGCCGGTTGCGGCAGCAGCGGGCATGACGGGATGAATATGGATGAAGGCATGATGGAACCGATCAAAGTGGATTTAAGCTGGACTCCGGAACAGGTAAAGGTGGGAGAAAAAGTGTCCATTGAGGTTCAGGTAACCCAAAAGGATAAAAAGGTTGATAAGGCGGATGAAGTCCAGATTGAAATCATTAAAGAGGGAGACAGCAGCGTCCATGAAAAGACGGAGGCTGCAAATGCGGGAGAAGGCAAATATGTCTTAGAAAAAACCTTCGATAGCGCCGGTACCTATAGCATTACCTCCCATGTTACGTATGGCCCTCAGCATTCCATGCCAACCAAAAAGCTGACAGTACAGGATTAA
- a CDS encoding 1,2-dihydroxy-3-keto-5-methylthiopentene dioxygenase — protein MAEIVIRNTNERITGEDNVREFLNNQNVLYEKWDAAKLPAELQNNFQLNDEQKNQILSIYDQEIRDLAARRGYQIWDVITLSDSTPNLEELLTKFEEVHTHTEDEIRAIVGGKGIFVIKGSGDLGYFNVELEAGDVISVPENTNHFFTLMDNRKIIAVRLFIEKNGWVAYPIEDPDFQKA, from the coding sequence ATGGCGGAAATTGTTATCCGTAATACGAACGAAAGAATCACTGGCGAAGATAATGTTCGTGAATTCTTGAATAACCAAAATGTGTTATATGAAAAATGGGATGCAGCCAAACTGCCTGCCGAGCTTCAAAATAACTTTCAATTAAATGATGAGCAAAAAAATCAGATCCTGAGCATTTATGATCAAGAGATCCGCGATTTAGCCGCCCGCCGCGGTTATCAAATCTGGGATGTCATTACTTTGTCGGACTCGACGCCGAACTTGGAAGAGCTGTTAACTAAATTTGAGGAAGTTCACACACATACGGAAGACGAGATTCGCGCGATTGTCGGCGGCAAAGGCATCTTCGTCATTAAAGGCAGCGGCGACCTCGGTTACTTTAACGTTGAACTGGAAGCCGGCGACGTCATTTCCGTACCCGAAAACACCAACCACTTTTTCACCCTGATGGACAACCGCAAAATTATCGCCGTGCGTCTCTTTATTGAAAAGAACGGCTGGGTTGCTTACCCAATTGAAGATCCGGATTTCCAAAAGGCTTAA
- the metH gene encoding methionine synthase: MNRPGLQELMKERILILDGAMGTMIQQVQLGPQDFGGEELEGCNEMLVLTRPDVIEGIHEKYLEAGADLIETNTFGATSVVLAEYDIPEKAREINLKAAEIARRAVDKFSTPDKPRYVIGAMGPTTKTLSVTGGVTFDELVNSYEEQALALIEGGADALLLETSQDTLNVKAGSIGIRQAIDKSGIALPIMISGTIEPMGTTLAGQNIEAFYISLEHLDPISVGLNCATGPEFMRDHIRSLSAMAKAAVSCYPNAGLPDENGNYHESPDSLARKMEDFAQQGWLNIAGGCCGTTPDHIRALAEVMSRYQPRPMVGTHAPSISGIEPVYIEQDNRPYMVGERTNVLGSRKFKRLIVEGKFEEASEIARAQVKNGAHVIDVCVQDPDRDEAVDMQQFLELVVKKVKVPLMIDTTDAEVIDLALKYSQGKAIINSINLEDGEEKFERVTPLIHKYGAAVVVGTIDETGQAIRREDKLKVAERSYNLLVNKYKLAPEDIIFDTLVFPVGTGDEQYIGSAKETIEGIRLIKEAMPECQTILGISNVSFGLPEAGREVLNSVFLYECTKAGLDYAIVNTEKLERYASIPEEERKLAEALIYDTNDETLAAFVAAFRNKKVEKKEKLSNLSLEERLASYVVEGSKEGLIPDLEAALQKYGPLEIINGPLMDGMAEVGRLFNNNELIVAEVLQSAEVMKASVSYLEQFMEKNESSVKGKMLLATVKGDVHDIGKNLVEIILSNNGYEIVNLGIKVAPETIIEAYRKEKADLIGLSGLLVKSAQQMVVTAQDLRKAGVDVPIMVGGAALTRKFTKTRIRPEYNGMVLYAKDAMDGLDLANKLMDPAQRSLMAEEMKAELAAMAAEEEKPRVLPELTRAAKSSVSTDVPVHIPPDLEQHIIRNYPINHIVPYMNMQMLLGHHLGLKGQVEQLLADGNEKAVELKATVDNLLNQAAEEGIIQAHAMYRFFPAQSRGNDIIIYDPENTSKALHTFTFPRQNVAPFLCLADFLKSVDSGQMDYVGFLVVTAGQGISKLSSEWKDQGDYLRSHALQSVALETAEALAERVHHIMRDSWGIPDPADMTMKQRHGARYQGIRVSFGYPACPDLEDQEPLFKLMKPEDIGVQLTEGFMMEPEASVSAMVFAHPEARYFNVDKAK, from the coding sequence ATGAACAGACCTGGCTTGCAGGAATTGATGAAAGAACGAATATTGATACTAGACGGTGCCATGGGTACCATGATACAGCAGGTCCAGCTCGGTCCCCAGGATTTTGGTGGAGAAGAACTTGAAGGCTGTAATGAAATGCTGGTTCTTACGCGCCCGGATGTCATTGAAGGCATTCATGAAAAGTATCTGGAAGCGGGAGCCGATTTGATAGAAACCAATACCTTCGGCGCAACTTCCGTTGTGCTGGCGGAATACGATATACCTGAAAAAGCAAGAGAAATCAACTTAAAAGCTGCTGAAATCGCCCGCAGGGCCGTCGATAAGTTCAGTACGCCGGACAAGCCTAGATATGTCATCGGGGCGATGGGACCAACGACGAAAACCCTTTCCGTAACGGGCGGCGTAACCTTTGATGAGCTGGTGAACAGCTACGAGGAGCAGGCTTTGGCTTTAATTGAAGGCGGCGCCGATGCGCTGCTTCTGGAGACAAGTCAGGATACGCTTAATGTAAAGGCGGGAAGTATCGGGATTCGCCAGGCAATCGACAAGAGCGGTATCGCCTTGCCGATCATGATCTCCGGTACGATTGAACCGATGGGAACAACCCTTGCGGGACAAAATATCGAGGCTTTTTACATTTCGCTTGAGCATCTGGATCCGATCTCGGTCGGTTTGAACTGCGCCACGGGGCCGGAATTTATGCGGGATCATATCCGCTCCTTGTCGGCCATGGCCAAAGCGGCTGTCAGCTGCTATCCGAATGCCGGTCTTCCGGATGAAAACGGAAATTATCATGAATCGCCGGATTCGCTCGCCCGAAAAATGGAGGATTTTGCTCAGCAGGGCTGGCTCAATATTGCTGGCGGATGCTGCGGTACAACGCCGGACCACATCCGCGCTTTAGCCGAGGTGATGAGCCGGTATCAACCGCGCCCGATGGTAGGTACACATGCTCCGTCCATTTCCGGTATCGAACCGGTCTACATTGAGCAGGATAACCGCCCATATATGGTCGGAGAACGGACAAACGTGCTCGGATCTCGCAAATTCAAGCGCCTGATTGTGGAAGGGAAATTTGAAGAGGCTTCCGAAATCGCCCGTGCCCAGGTGAAAAACGGCGCTCATGTAATCGATGTTTGCGTTCAGGACCCTGACCGTGATGAAGCCGTAGATATGCAGCAATTTTTGGAGTTGGTTGTCAAAAAGGTCAAAGTGCCGCTGATGATCGATACAACAGATGCGGAGGTCATCGACCTGGCCCTCAAATATTCGCAAGGGAAAGCAATCATTAACTCCATTAATCTTGAAGATGGTGAAGAAAAATTCGAGCGGGTGACGCCGTTGATCCACAAATACGGTGCTGCCGTCGTCGTCGGGACGATTGACGAAACCGGACAAGCGATCAGGCGCGAGGACAAGCTGAAAGTGGCGGAGCGTTCCTATAACCTGCTTGTGAATAAATATAAGCTCGCACCGGAAGATATCATTTTTGATACATTGGTCTTTCCGGTAGGTACCGGAGATGAGCAGTACATCGGATCGGCGAAGGAAACGATTGAAGGGATTCGTTTGATCAAAGAGGCGATGCCGGAATGCCAAACCATCCTCGGCATCAGCAACGTATCTTTCGGTCTGCCGGAAGCCGGACGCGAGGTGCTTAATTCGGTCTTCCTATATGAATGTACGAAAGCTGGGCTCGATTACGCGATTGTCAATACGGAAAAGCTGGAGCGTTACGCTTCCATTCCGGAGGAAGAACGCAAGTTGGCGGAGGCTTTGATTTATGATACGAATGACGAAACGCTTGCTGCATTTGTCGCTGCATTCCGGAACAAAAAAGTGGAGAAGAAAGAAAAATTGTCCAACCTTTCGCTGGAAGAGCGCCTCGCTTCTTATGTGGTAGAAGGTTCTAAGGAAGGTCTGATTCCGGATCTGGAAGCGGCTTTGCAAAAATACGGTCCGCTTGAAATTATTAACGGTCCGTTGATGGACGGAATGGCGGAGGTAGGTCGCCTGTTCAACAACAATGAGCTGATCGTTGCCGAAGTGCTGCAAAGTGCGGAGGTCATGAAAGCTTCCGTTTCGTATCTGGAGCAATTTATGGAGAAAAACGAATCTTCCGTCAAGGGCAAGATGCTGCTTGCTACCGTAAAAGGCGATGTGCATGATATTGGAAAAAACCTGGTAGAAATCATCCTTTCCAATAATGGTTACGAGATTGTCAATCTGGGCATCAAAGTTGCTCCGGAAACGATTATCGAGGCATACCGCAAGGAGAAAGCGGACCTGATCGGCTTGTCCGGCTTGTTGGTCAAATCCGCGCAGCAGATGGTTGTTACGGCGCAGGATTTGAGAAAAGCGGGCGTGGATGTGCCGATTATGGTCGGCGGTGCGGCATTGACGCGCAAGTTCACGAAAACCCGCATCCGTCCGGAATATAACGGGATGGTTCTATATGCGAAGGATGCCATGGATGGTCTGGATTTGGCGAATAAATTAATGGATCCGGCGCAGCGAAGCTTGATGGCTGAGGAAATGAAGGCGGAGCTTGCGGCCATGGCAGCGGAAGAAGAGAAACCTAGAGTGCTGCCGGAACTGACGCGTGCGGCGAAATCCAGCGTTTCGACCGATGTGCCTGTTCATATTCCGCCGGATCTTGAACAACATATTATTCGGAATTACCCGATCAACCATATTGTTCCATATATGAATATGCAGATGCTCCTTGGGCATCATCTCGGTTTGAAGGGACAAGTGGAACAGCTTTTGGCCGACGGCAATGAAAAAGCGGTCGAACTGAAAGCTACCGTAGATAACTTGCTGAATCAGGCTGCCGAGGAAGGGATTATTCAGGCTCATGCGATGTATCGCTTCTTCCCGGCACAGTCCCGAGGCAACGACATCATCATTTATGACCCTGAAAATACGTCGAAGGCGCTTCATACCTTTACGTTCCCACGGCAGAATGTCGCACCGTTCCTCTGCCTGGCCGACTTCCTGAAATCGGTTGACAGCGGACAGATGGATTATGTTGGATTTTTGGTGGTGACGGCTGGCCAAGGCATCTCCAAGCTTTCATCCGAGTGGAAAGATCAAGGCGATTACCTCCGTTCGCATGCCCTTCAATCGGTTGCGCTCGAAACGGCTGAGGCGTTAGCGGAACGTGTGCACCATATTATGCGGGACAGTTGGGGCATCCCGGACCCGGCGGATATGACCATGAAGCAGCGCCACGGGGCCCGCTATCAAGGCATCCGCGTTTCTTTCGGTTATCCTGCTTGTCCGGATCTTGAGGATCAGGAGCCGCTGTTTAAGCTGATGAAGCCGGAAGATATCGGCGTCCAGCTTACGGAAGGCTTTATGATGGAGCCGGAAGCTTCCGTGTCGGCGATGGTATTTGCCCATCCTGAAGCGCGTTACTTTAATGTAGATAAGGCAAAGTGA
- the rnz gene encoding ribonuclease Z translates to MELEFLGTNAGVPSLQRNVTSIALRMFEERRAFWLFDCGEATQHQILRSSLKLSKLEKIFITHLHGDHIFGLPGLLSSRAYQGGTTKLTVYGPPGLKQYIEVSLMLSQSRIEYELEVIEHTGGIVFEDEDVTVESLLLDHRIDSYGYRIAEKDKPGSLDLKRLAEYGLKPGPAYGRLKRGESIDLGNGKTLHPDDVLGQPKKGRIVTILGDTRPCDNVIELARDADLLVHEATFMHDLKESAYNYHHCTSIQAAEAAVAAGAKELILTHFSSRYKDQEHLQPLLDEAQSVFPKTLLAEEFMLFPVLRHT, encoded by the coding sequence ATGGAGCTTGAATTTTTGGGGACCAATGCTGGGGTTCCCTCGCTGCAGCGGAACGTGACGTCGATAGCTCTGCGCATGTTCGAGGAACGGAGGGCGTTTTGGCTGTTTGATTGCGGGGAAGCGACGCAGCATCAGATCCTGCGATCTTCATTAAAGCTCAGCAAATTGGAGAAAATCTTTATTACCCATTTGCATGGAGACCATATTTTTGGCCTACCTGGCCTGCTGTCCAGCCGCGCTTATCAGGGCGGGACAACCAAACTGACCGTTTACGGCCCGCCGGGATTAAAACAATATATTGAAGTGAGCCTGATGCTCAGCCAATCCAGAATCGAATATGAGCTTGAAGTGATTGAGCATACGGGCGGGATTGTCTTTGAAGACGAGGATGTCACCGTCGAATCGCTTCTGCTCGATCACCGGATCGACAGCTACGGTTACCGTATTGCCGAGAAAGACAAGCCGGGCAGCCTGGATTTGAAACGGCTCGCTGAATACGGTTTGAAGCCGGGACCTGCATACGGCCGCTTGAAAAGGGGAGAGAGCATCGACCTGGGAAATGGGAAAACCCTGCATCCCGACGATGTGCTTGGCCAGCCTAAAAAGGGACGTATTGTCACGATTCTGGGAGACACCCGTCCATGCGATAATGTGATCGAACTGGCGCGTGATGCCGATTTGCTTGTGCATGAAGCCACCTTTATGCATGATTTGAAAGAGTCGGCATATAACTATCACCATTGCACATCCATTCAGGCGGCCGAAGCCGCTGTCGCCGCAGGCGCCAAGGAACTAATCCTTACCCATTTCAGCTCGCGGTACAAGGATCAGGAACATCTTCAGCCGCTGCTTGATGAAGCTCAGTCTGTGTTTCCGAAGACGCTTCTTGCCGAAGAATTCATGCTGTTTCCCGTACTAAGGCATACATAA
- a CDS encoding TIGR01457 family HAD-type hydrolase encodes MTTYQESKGLLIDLDGTLYHGKQRIPGADILIRTLMERNIPYLFVTNNSSRTAEGVASHLNDLGIPAAPHEVCTSALAAAKYIAQESPGAAVAMLGEEGLRQALLEAGLHIVEDNPQFVVQGIDRSFTYEKLMKAVAWIREGAVYVLTNPDLLLPSDNGFLPGAGSLSASIQAASGVEPIVIGKPSGHLMTFATERLGISPSDATVVGDNMRTDITAGAQAGCQTILVLTGLTTPENLDKHIEAAGFKPDMICKDLYELKDWLCSCE; translated from the coding sequence ATGACTACATATCAGGAAAGCAAAGGTTTGTTGATCGACCTTGACGGGACACTTTATCACGGCAAGCAGCGCATCCCTGGCGCAGATATACTGATCCGGACCTTAATGGAAAGAAATATCCCCTATTTGTTTGTAACGAATAATTCTTCCAGGACAGCCGAAGGGGTGGCTTCACATTTGAATGACTTGGGCATTCCCGCAGCACCGCACGAGGTATGCACTTCTGCGCTTGCTGCTGCCAAATACATTGCCCAGGAATCTCCCGGAGCTGCCGTGGCTATGCTAGGAGAAGAAGGACTCCGTCAGGCGCTGCTCGAGGCAGGACTTCATATTGTGGAGGACAACCCGCAGTTTGTGGTTCAGGGAATCGACAGATCCTTTACATATGAAAAATTGATGAAAGCCGTCGCCTGGATACGCGAAGGGGCGGTATATGTGCTCACGAATCCGGATTTGCTGCTGCCTTCGGATAATGGATTCTTGCCCGGTGCGGGTTCTTTGTCAGCCTCCATTCAGGCTGCATCCGGCGTAGAGCCTATTGTCATCGGCAAACCGTCTGGTCATTTGATGACTTTTGCTACAGAACGGCTAGGGATATCTCCGTCCGATGCAACGGTGGTGGGGGATAATATGCGAACAGACATTACTGCAGGGGCGCAAGCCGGGTGTCAGACCATTCTGGTCTTGACCGGGCTTACAACACCGGAAAACTTGGACAAACACATAGAGGCGGCAGGATTCAAGCCGGACATGATCTGTAAAGATCTTTATGAACTAAAGGATTGGTTATGTTCTTGCGAATAA
- a CDS encoding Fpg/Nei family DNA glycosylase: MPEFPEMENYRRMLSEQIIDHPISHVLVNREKSVNVPAEQFAKELAGQRVIFVERRGKHLIFHLNSGRRLLLHLMLGGMLYYGTEENRPSRNTQIEIEFGQKTLYFIGLRLGYLHLLSAKEVDEIFKPLGPDVFDRRMNRERFAELLKGRRGALKSLLVNQHVIAGIGNCYADEIAFEAGLLPSAQIQDLSAETIDRLYEAVVRVLTDALAHGGYMETPFMESDTLTGGFDEMCKVYDREGEKCSRCDGVIHKIELSGRKAFFCPSCQHEH; the protein is encoded by the coding sequence ATGCCGGAATTCCCGGAAATGGAAAACTACCGAAGAATGCTTTCCGAACAAATTATCGACCACCCGATATCGCATGTTCTTGTCAACAGGGAAAAGTCGGTGAATGTGCCTGCGGAGCAGTTCGCCAAAGAACTTGCTGGGCAACGTGTCATTTTTGTGGAAAGACGGGGGAAACACCTGATCTTCCATTTGAATAGCGGACGTCGTTTGCTGCTGCATTTGATGCTGGGCGGCATGCTGTACTACGGAACGGAGGAGAACCGCCCAAGCCGGAATACGCAGATCGAAATCGAATTTGGACAGAAAACGTTATATTTTATCGGTCTTCGTCTCGGATACCTTCATCTGCTGTCAGCCAAAGAAGTGGATGAAATTTTCAAACCGCTCGGACCGGATGTGTTTGACCGGAGAATGAACAGGGAACGTTTTGCCGAACTGCTGAAAGGCCGTCGCGGTGCTTTGAAAAGCCTGCTGGTAAACCAGCATGTCATTGCCGGGATCGGCAACTGCTATGCGGATGAAATCGCATTTGAAGCGGGTCTGCTGCCGTCGGCACAAATCCAGGATTTATCCGCAGAGACAATTGACAGGTTGTATGAGGCCGTCGTTCGGGTTTTGACGGATGCCCTCGCGCATGGCGGTTATATGGAAACCCCATTTATGGAAAGTGATACGCTGACCGGAGGGTTTGATGAAATGTGTAAAGTCTATGACCGTGAAGGGGAAAAATGCAGCCGCTGCGACGGTGTCATCCATAAAATCGAATTGTCGGGACGCAAAGCTTTTTTCTGTCCGTCCTGCCAGCATGAGCATTAA
- a CDS encoding deoxyribonuclease IV, producing the protein MSIKRLIGCHVSTRGGFGRAARRAWDMGAKSFQYFPKNPRSLAIKEVDAAAATDCFRFCREKGMPSIAHTPYPVNIAIGDTKGAALYQATVASLQNDLTIAEACGSVGIVVHFGHLKSSDPLQGYKNIIQCLNETLAGWQGNAKILLENQAGQPGSMGITLEELVYVRNLADEPHKIDFCLDTCHAYASGVWVPGQTERFLERGHELGYWQMLAAVHFNDSKYPSGSGKDRHARVGEGNIGTEAMLRLILSPEFEGKPVVLETEPGPDRTHRNEIEYIYACINDIKK; encoded by the coding sequence ATGAGCATTAAAAGACTTATCGGATGCCATGTAAGCACCCGCGGCGGCTTTGGGAGAGCGGCCAGGCGGGCCTGGGACATGGGAGCCAAATCATTTCAGTATTTTCCGAAAAATCCGCGCAGTTTGGCGATCAAGGAAGTGGATGCCGCGGCTGCGACGGATTGCTTTCGTTTTTGCCGGGAAAAAGGGATGCCGAGCATCGCCCATACGCCATATCCGGTCAATATAGCTATCGGAGACACCAAAGGCGCTGCATTGTATCAGGCGACGGTGGCTTCGCTTCAAAATGATCTTACCATCGCCGAAGCTTGCGGGTCTGTAGGGATTGTCGTTCATTTCGGCCATCTGAAAAGCAGCGACCCGTTACAAGGGTACAAAAATATAATACAATGTTTAAATGAAACGCTTGCCGGATGGCAGGGAAACGCTAAAATTTTGCTTGAAAACCAAGCGGGACAACCCGGATCGATGGGCATTACGCTTGAAGAATTGGTTTATGTCCGGAATCTGGCCGATGAGCCGCATAAAATCGACTTTTGTTTGGACACATGCCATGCCTATGCTTCCGGCGTCTGGGTTCCCGGTCAAACCGAACGTTTTCTGGAACGCGGGCACGAGCTTGGATATTGGCAGATGCTTGCGGCCGTTCATTTTAATGATTCGAAATATCCTTCCGGTTCGGGTAAAGACCGTCACGCCCGGGTCGGTGAAGGCAATATCGGAACGGAGGCCATGCTTCGGCTGATTTTGTCGCCGGAATTTGAGGGAAAACCTGTCGTGTTGGAGACGGAGCCAGGGCCGGACAGGACCCATCGGAATGAAATCGAATATATATATGCCTGCATCAACGACATAAAAAAATAG
- a CDS encoding cyclic-phosphate processing receiver domain-containing protein: protein MIHVYLDDHRRCPQGFALARNAEECLLMLEECEIDILSLDFDLGPGEPTGGDVVRGMIARQLFPREIYLHTSSIWGKKEMYELLYQAVPAHVKLHNGPMPQDLVERISREVKR, encoded by the coding sequence GTGATTCATGTTTATCTGGATGATCATCGGCGCTGCCCGCAAGGTTTTGCGCTTGCGAGAAACGCTGAGGAATGTTTGCTGATGCTGGAAGAATGCGAAATTGATATTTTGTCGCTGGATTTCGACCTGGGACCCGGTGAACCGACAGGCGGGGACGTTGTACGGGGAATGATCGCCAGACAGCTGTTCCCGCGGGAAATTTACCTGCATACCTCCAGCATCTGGGGCAAAAAGGAGATGTACGAGCTTCTCTACCAAGCCGTTCCGGCTCATGTGAAGCTGCATAACGGGCCGATGCCGCAGGATTTGGTCGAGCGTATCTCCAGAGAGGTGAAACGGTGA
- a CDS encoding thioredoxin family protein — protein MRVLNEHELLEELWSKGKPVAVFLHTPFCGTCKVARRMLEVAEYLLPEGLLAEADVNMLPHVVAQYKIRSVPALLLADAERSGKPELIYSMGSVEDLLAHIRGVLS, from the coding sequence GTGAGAGTTTTAAACGAACATGAGCTGCTGGAGGAGTTGTGGAGCAAGGGCAAGCCTGTGGCTGTTTTCCTTCATACCCCATTTTGCGGGACCTGCAAAGTAGCGCGGAGAATGCTGGAGGTTGCCGAGTATCTGCTGCCTGAAGGTTTACTGGCCGAGGCGGATGTGAATATGCTGCCGCATGTGGTCGCGCAGTATAAAATCCGCAGCGTTCCCGCATTGCTTCTGGCTGACGCCGAGCGCTCCGGCAAGCCGGAACTCATTTATTCCATGGGCTCGGTTGAAGATTTGTTAGCTCATATAAGGGGAGTGCTTTCATGA